In Propionimicrobium sp. PCR01-08-3, one DNA window encodes the following:
- a CDS encoding MFS transporter, protein MSASIPSIQADGVKPLNSPGRVIAASLVGTTIEFYDFYVYATAAALVFPKLFFPTGNDTTALIASFSVFGAAMVARPIGAIFFGHLGDKRGRKTTLVLSLLTMGIATFLIGFLPTYHSAGLIAPILLLLLRLCQGFALGGEWSGAALVATENAPEGKRALYGTFPQLGAPLGFIIANGLFLIINFALPHPDGPTMQSDAFLAWGWRIPFVFSAVMVIIGLWVRMKLVESQAFRQAEKKGVIRKLPLNDTFRYHWRELILGTFIMLATYVLFYLMTTFALTFGTKAQDASPAGLGIGYTSFVLMQIIGVVFFGLFTLLAGPAADMMGRRKLLIGVTITIIAFGLSFPIWTTLRADTMLTGGLTQAFLVIGFTLMGTTFGPMGALLPELFPTNVRYTGSAIAYNVSSILGAALAPIIAVALWTKAGGSTWMVGVYLSVAAVLTLVSLIIVRETKDTNYDAASADDEKAVEFENDELIGTGV, encoded by the coding sequence ATGTCTGCAAGTATCCCGTCAATCCAGGCCGATGGCGTCAAACCATTGAATTCACCCGGCCGAGTGATCGCCGCGAGCTTGGTCGGAACCACCATCGAGTTCTATGACTTCTACGTCTATGCCACCGCCGCGGCGCTGGTCTTTCCGAAGCTGTTCTTCCCGACCGGCAACGACACCACCGCACTCATTGCGTCCTTCAGCGTTTTCGGCGCGGCCATGGTTGCCCGCCCCATCGGCGCCATCTTCTTCGGTCACCTCGGTGACAAGCGTGGACGCAAGACCACCTTGGTGCTCAGCCTGCTGACCATGGGTATTGCGACCTTCCTCATCGGTTTCCTGCCCACCTATCACAGCGCCGGATTGATTGCACCGATTCTCTTGCTCCTGCTGAGGCTGTGCCAAGGCTTCGCGCTCGGCGGCGAGTGGTCGGGCGCCGCCCTGGTGGCGACCGAGAATGCGCCCGAGGGCAAGCGCGCGTTGTACGGCACCTTCCCGCAGTTGGGCGCCCCGCTGGGCTTCATCATCGCTAACGGGCTTTTCCTGATCATCAACTTCGCACTGCCCCACCCTGATGGCCCGACGATGCAATCCGACGCTTTCCTGGCGTGGGGCTGGCGTATTCCGTTCGTCTTCTCCGCCGTGATGGTGATCATCGGCCTGTGGGTGCGGATGAAGCTGGTCGAGTCGCAGGCCTTTCGGCAGGCCGAGAAGAAGGGCGTCATCCGCAAGCTCCCTTTGAACGACACGTTCCGCTACCACTGGCGCGAACTCATTCTCGGTACCTTCATCATGCTGGCCACGTATGTGCTCTTCTACCTGATGACCACCTTCGCGCTGACCTTTGGCACCAAGGCGCAGGATGCCAGCCCGGCCGGTTTGGGCATCGGCTACACCTCGTTCGTCTTGATGCAGATCATCGGCGTGGTCTTCTTCGGCCTGTTCACACTGCTGGCCGGGCCTGCCGCCGACATGATGGGACGCCGCAAGCTGCTGATCGGCGTCACCATCACCATCATCGCCTTCGGTCTGTCCTTCCCGATCTGGACGACGCTGCGCGCCGACACCATGCTGACCGGAGGCCTCACCCAGGCGTTCCTGGTCATCGGCTTCACCTTGATGGGCACCACCTTCGGCCCGATGGGGGCACTGCTTCCCGAGCTCTTCCCGACGAACGTTCGCTACACCGGCTCGGCCATTGCCTACAACGTCTCCAGCATCTTGGGTGCGGCGCTCGCCCCGATCATCGCGGTCGCGCTGTGGACGAAGGCCGGTGGCAGCACCTGGATGGTGGGCGTGTATCTGTCCGTTGCGGCGGTGCTGACCCTGGTGTCACTGATCATCGTCCGTGAGACCAAGGACACCAACTACGATGCTGCCTCTGCAGACGACGAGAAGGCCGTCGAGTTCGAG